In a single window of the Candidatus Zymogenus saltonus genome:
- a CDS encoding tetratricopeptide repeat protein, which yields MKNLRLTVILFIVGAFLLAQAVVSAQSDAAKEWAIKGYKETDPNKQIEYYTKAISIDPNYAWAYNARGSAYTALKKYNEAIADYTKVIS from the coding sequence ATGAAAAATTTAAGACTGACCGTGATTTTGTTTATTGTTGGCGCCTTTCTTTTGGCGCAGGCTGTGGTAAGCGCACAGAGCGATGCCGCGAAAGAATGGGCGATAAAGGGATATAAAGAAACAGATCCCAACAAGCAAATCGAGTATTACACCAAGGCAATAAGTATCGACCCGAATTATGCCTGGGCCTACAACGCCAGGGGGAGTGCATACACGGCTTTGAAGAAATACAACGAGGCGATAGCGGACTATACCAAGGTGATAAGT